A part of Geothrix oryzae genomic DNA contains:
- a CDS encoding B12-binding domain-containing radical SAM protein, producing the protein MTFLPIGLGYLQAMLKSRAFPCRVANLSGRGRKEILAYLKAQNPAVMGVSMFTFNRKRSYELLAWAREACPEAILLAGGPHPTHLAEEVFEDCPALDAIVQGEGEAVLLGIAERLKAAPGSDLWRRTPGLILREGPTLPQPPLEDLDGVGIPAEHLEADFLNDVGQLAYLSTSRGCPATCNFCNTPEFWGTSIRFRSAPSVLREMRMLREQHGLTYFSFRDDTFTANRDRVLTLMRGIQDSGLHPLWNCQSRVNLVDEDRLVAMKRAGCEFMQFGVEHGSERVLQLLDKGTNLRHARKALGLVRKVGMNLGIYLITGIPGETWADVEETATFVRDTRPQDCQISPLALYPGTRMFDQYRAEGRIQKDFYRASGDAEVFARVDAHTEKALRHIDQVAQQAKAKSRFTPAEFAEQKRWLGFCAVTNLLCGEAAEEEGRFSEAEAEYAEIIAREPANPWGFMKRALLREKLGQLDRARADLAEVLALAPGNPEATELAGLWGLKQTKARAKKPAHGPTAEMKGAEAYLSRPKM; encoded by the coding sequence ATGACTTTCCTTCCCATTGGTCTCGGCTACCTGCAGGCGATGCTGAAGTCCCGTGCCTTTCCCTGCCGGGTGGCCAACCTGAGCGGCCGGGGCCGGAAGGAGATCCTGGCCTACCTGAAGGCCCAGAACCCGGCAGTGATGGGCGTCTCCATGTTCACCTTCAACCGGAAGCGGTCCTACGAGCTGCTGGCCTGGGCCCGGGAGGCCTGCCCGGAGGCCATCCTCCTGGCCGGCGGCCCCCACCCCACCCACCTGGCCGAAGAGGTCTTCGAGGACTGTCCCGCGCTGGATGCCATCGTGCAGGGCGAAGGTGAAGCCGTGCTCCTGGGAATCGCCGAGCGGCTGAAGGCGGCCCCCGGTTCGGATCTCTGGCGGCGAACGCCGGGCCTCATCCTCCGCGAGGGCCCCACCCTGCCTCAGCCGCCCCTGGAAGATCTCGATGGGGTGGGCATTCCCGCCGAGCACCTGGAGGCGGATTTTCTGAACGATGTGGGCCAACTGGCCTACCTGAGCACCAGCCGCGGCTGCCCGGCCACCTGCAACTTCTGCAATACCCCGGAGTTCTGGGGGACTTCCATCCGCTTCCGCAGCGCCCCGTCGGTGCTGCGCGAGATGCGAATGCTCCGGGAGCAGCACGGCCTCACCTACTTCAGCTTCCGGGACGACACCTTCACCGCCAACCGCGACCGCGTGCTCACCCTCATGAGGGGCATCCAGGACAGCGGCCTCCACCCCCTGTGGAACTGCCAGAGCCGCGTGAACCTGGTGGACGAGGACCGCCTGGTGGCCATGAAGCGCGCCGGCTGCGAGTTCATGCAGTTCGGCGTGGAGCACGGCAGCGAGCGGGTGCTCCAGCTGTTGGACAAGGGCACCAACCTGCGCCATGCGAGGAAGGCCCTGGGCCTGGTGCGCAAGGTGGGCATGAACCTGGGCATCTACCTCATCACCGGCATCCCCGGCGAGACCTGGGCGGATGTGGAGGAGACCGCGACCTTCGTCCGGGACACCCGGCCCCAGGACTGCCAGATCAGCCCCCTGGCCCTCTACCCGGGAACGCGGATGTTCGACCAGTACCGCGCCGAGGGCCGCATCCAGAAGGATTTCTACCGGGCCAGCGGCGACGCCGAGGTCTTTGCGCGGGTCGACGCCCACACCGAGAAGGCCCTGCGGCACATCGACCAGGTGGCCCAGCAGGCCAAGGCGAAGTCCCGCTTCACGCCCGCCGAATTCGCCGAGCAGAAGCGCTGGCTGGGCTTCTGCGCCGTCACCAACCTGCTCTGCGGCGAGGCCGCCGAAGAAGAAGGGCGCTTCTCCGAAGCCGAAGCCGAGTACGCCGAGATCATCGCCCGGGAACCCGCCAACCCCTGGGGCTTCATGAAGCGCGCCCTGCTGCGGGAGAAACTCGGACAGCTGGACCGGGCCCGCGCCGACCTGGCCGAAGTGCTGGCCTTGGCGCCCGGCAATCCCGAAGCCACCGAGCTGGCGGGCCTGTGGGGCCTCAAGCAGACCAAGGCCCGGGCCAAGAAACCAGCCCACGGCCCCACCGCCGAGATGAAGGGCGCCGAAGCCTACCTCAGCCGGCCGAAGATGTAG
- a CDS encoding PilZ domain-containing protein encodes MAGNLIRNPEAVEEILRRACDRRELMILVTPYLRFESSFLRLEGHDLQAAATMGREDALYGLRNADLRLRFPHGVSFLEASTQLLGFGMAEGRRTLRLAVPETLYEEDHRSAYRVERVGRVPVTFSTPKYDLVTGTLVDISTTGARIYSTRDILEGELQAGDEMAVTISLVEGIRINTKVKVRHVHGRTFGIEFRPQLDERVLHPLSRWVFEHREEDLERISRRGVETAAAADETRTAATPPRGLALVSGDAALEGTLQNLLGGLQPLHRVAPTVSAIKEALAQHPALLLFHVPSLGLDERRRMKALLEPVQGRVPFLLLGTGIEGGPLLELGTELKATVSIVFNPERGTFFQRLVQGVLRRTYEGGESPMAPVEPEPS; translated from the coding sequence TTGGCGGGCAACCTGATCCGAAATCCGGAAGCGGTCGAGGAGATCCTCAGACGCGCCTGCGACCGGCGGGAGCTGATGATCCTGGTCACGCCCTACCTCCGTTTCGAATCGTCGTTCCTGCGCCTGGAGGGCCATGACCTCCAGGCCGCCGCCACCATGGGGCGGGAGGATGCCCTGTACGGCCTGCGTAATGCCGACCTGCGCCTGCGGTTCCCCCACGGTGTGAGCTTCCTGGAAGCCTCCACCCAGCTCCTCGGCTTCGGCATGGCCGAGGGGCGCCGGACCCTGCGCCTGGCGGTCCCCGAGACCCTCTACGAGGAAGACCACCGGTCGGCCTACCGGGTGGAGCGGGTGGGCCGGGTGCCCGTGACCTTCAGCACCCCCAAGTACGACCTCGTCACGGGGACGCTGGTGGACATCAGCACCACCGGGGCTCGGATCTACAGCACCCGGGACATCCTGGAAGGGGAGCTCCAGGCCGGGGACGAGATGGCCGTGACCATCTCCCTGGTGGAAGGCATCCGGATCAACACGAAGGTCAAGGTCCGCCATGTGCATGGCCGGACCTTCGGGATCGAGTTCCGGCCCCAGTTGGACGAGCGGGTGCTGCACCCCCTCTCCCGGTGGGTCTTCGAGCACCGGGAGGAGGACCTGGAACGGATCTCCCGGCGGGGTGTCGAAACCGCCGCGGCCGCGGATGAGACCCGCACGGCCGCCACCCCGCCCAGGGGGCTCGCGCTGGTGTCCGGAGACGCGGCGCTCGAGGGGACGCTTCAGAATCTCCTGGGGGGGCTCCAGCCCCTGCACCGCGTGGCGCCGACGGTCTCCGCGATCAAGGAGGCCCTGGCCCAGCATCCGGCGCTGCTGCTCTTCCATGTGCCCAGCCTGGGGCTGGACGAGCGGCGGCGGATGAAGGCCCTCCTGGAACCCGTCCAGGGCCGCGTGCCCTTCCTGCTGCTGGGCACGGGCATCGAGGGCGGTCCCCTGCTCGAACTGGGCACCGAACTGAAGGCCACCGTCTCCATCGTGTTCAACCCGGAACGGGGCACCTTCTTCCAGCGCCTCGTCCAGGGGGTGCTGCGCCGCACCTACGAAGGCGGGGAGTCCCCCATGGCGCCGGTGGAGCCCGAACCGTCCTGA
- the purL gene encoding phosphoribosylformylglycinamidine synthase subunit PurL, translating to MSAAHEPAVTESLALELGLSKDEWQVLLRLLDGRLPTYPELGVFSAMWSEHCSYKSSRVHLKNLPTEGPRVLQGPGENAGVVDIGDGWAVAFKMESHNHPSFIEPYQGAATGVGGILRDVFTMGARPLANLNSLRFGEIDAPRMKGLVKGVAAGISGYGNCMGIPMLGGDAAFDASYNGNILVNAFTLGVLRSDKIFKGFASGIGNKMMYIGSKTGRDGIHGASMASAEFGEGSEEKRPTVQVGDPFTEKLLLEACLEIFQTDWVIGIQDMGAAGLTSSSFEMASRAGTGLEIRLDQVPMREEGMTPFELMLSESQERMLLVARPGCEEKIVAVLHKWGLDACVVGEVTDSGRFIGSWHGEPVINLPIQPLVDAAPKYDRPRQRPGYLDAVNAAPLPTDLKPAEVERTLRQLLQAPTVASKRWIFEQYDGTVRSNTLLGMGRGDAGIIRVKDETGQDTGKAVAMSSDCNSRFCYLDPFWGAAHAVAEACRNLACVGAEPIGLTDCLNYGNPEKPENMWTFEQGCLGIRQACLALDVPIVSGNVSLYNDTEGQSIFPTPMIAAVGLVEDCAGPVAVDAPDATALSKVGNRICGSAFRAAHDGIFLLGETREELGGSEYLKLRTGKVQGACPELRLDEELRLQACVREGVRLGLIRSAHDTSEGGLLVTALESAFGADEGEGMGCQLMLTKGALRLDSLLFGETAGRIVVSVAAEGEGSLATLCATHRVPFAKIGTTGGARITLAVDGQPLLDADAADLKAVHGEALEKSLA from the coding sequence ATGTCCGCTGCCCACGAACCGGCTGTCACCGAATCCCTGGCCCTGGAGCTGGGGCTGTCCAAGGACGAGTGGCAGGTGCTCCTGCGCCTCCTGGATGGCCGCCTGCCCACCTACCCGGAGCTGGGCGTGTTCAGCGCCATGTGGAGCGAGCACTGCTCTTACAAATCCAGCCGCGTGCACCTGAAGAACCTGCCCACGGAGGGCCCCCGCGTCCTCCAGGGCCCCGGCGAGAACGCAGGCGTGGTGGACATCGGCGATGGCTGGGCCGTGGCCTTCAAGATGGAGAGCCACAACCATCCCAGCTTCATCGAGCCCTACCAGGGCGCCGCCACCGGGGTGGGCGGCATCCTCCGCGATGTGTTCACCATGGGCGCCCGCCCCCTGGCCAACCTGAACAGCCTGCGCTTCGGGGAGATCGACGCGCCGCGCATGAAGGGCCTGGTGAAGGGCGTGGCCGCGGGCATCTCGGGCTACGGCAACTGCATGGGCATCCCCATGCTGGGCGGCGATGCGGCCTTCGACGCCAGCTACAACGGCAACATCCTCGTGAACGCCTTCACCCTGGGCGTGCTGCGCAGTGACAAGATCTTCAAGGGCTTCGCCTCGGGCATCGGCAACAAGATGATGTACATCGGCTCGAAGACCGGCCGCGACGGCATCCATGGCGCCAGCATGGCCTCCGCCGAGTTCGGCGAGGGCAGCGAGGAGAAGCGCCCCACGGTGCAGGTGGGCGATCCCTTCACGGAAAAGCTGCTGCTCGAGGCCTGCCTGGAGATCTTCCAGACCGACTGGGTCATCGGCATCCAGGACATGGGCGCCGCGGGCCTCACCTCCAGCAGCTTCGAGATGGCCAGCCGGGCGGGCACGGGCCTGGAGATCCGGCTGGACCAGGTGCCCATGCGCGAGGAGGGCATGACCCCCTTCGAGCTGATGCTCAGCGAAAGCCAGGAGCGCATGCTGCTGGTGGCGCGCCCCGGCTGCGAAGAGAAGATCGTCGCCGTGCTGCACAAGTGGGGCCTGGACGCCTGCGTGGTGGGCGAAGTCACCGACAGCGGCCGCTTCATCGGCAGCTGGCACGGCGAGCCCGTCATCAACCTGCCCATTCAGCCCCTGGTGGACGCGGCACCCAAATACGACCGGCCGCGCCAGCGGCCCGGCTACCTCGACGCGGTGAACGCCGCGCCGCTGCCGACAGACCTCAAGCCCGCGGAAGTGGAGCGCACCCTGCGCCAGCTCCTCCAGGCGCCCACCGTGGCCAGCAAGCGGTGGATCTTCGAGCAGTACGACGGCACCGTGCGCAGCAACACGCTGCTGGGCATGGGGCGCGGCGACGCGGGCATCATCCGCGTGAAGGATGAGACGGGCCAGGACACGGGCAAGGCCGTGGCCATGTCGAGCGACTGCAACAGCCGCTTCTGCTACCTGGATCCCTTCTGGGGCGCGGCCCACGCCGTGGCCGAAGCCTGCCGCAACCTGGCCTGCGTGGGCGCCGAGCCCATCGGCCTCACGGACTGCCTGAACTACGGCAACCCTGAGAAACCCGAGAACATGTGGACCTTCGAGCAGGGCTGCCTGGGCATCCGCCAGGCCTGCCTGGCCCTCGATGTGCCCATCGTCAGCGGCAATGTGAGCCTCTACAACGACACCGAAGGCCAGAGCATCTTCCCCACGCCCATGATCGCGGCGGTGGGTCTGGTGGAGGACTGCGCGGGCCCGGTGGCCGTGGACGCGCCGGACGCCACCGCGCTGTCCAAGGTCGGCAACCGCATCTGCGGCTCCGCCTTCCGCGCGGCCCACGATGGCATCTTCCTGCTGGGTGAGACGCGCGAGGAGCTGGGCGGCAGTGAGTACCTGAAGCTCCGCACGGGCAAGGTGCAGGGCGCCTGCCCCGAGCTGCGCCTAGACGAGGAGCTGCGGCTCCAGGCCTGCGTGCGCGAGGGTGTCCGCCTGGGCCTCATCCGCAGCGCCCACGACACCAGCGAGGGTGGCCTGCTGGTCACCGCGCTGGAGAGCGCCTTCGGTGCGGATGAGGGTGAAGGCATGGGCTGCCAGCTGATGTTGACGAAGGGGGCCCTGCGCCTGGACAGCCTGCTGTTCGGCGAGACGGCCGGCCGCATCGTGGTGAGCGTGGCCGCCGAAGGCGAAGGCAGCCTGGCGACGCTCTGCGCCACGCACCGGGTGCCCTTCGCGAAGATCGGCACCACGGGCGGCGCGCGCATCACCCTGGCCGTGGATGGCCAGCCTCTGCTGGATGCCGATGCGGCGGATCTGAAGGCCGTACACGGGGAGGCCCTCGAGAAGTCCCTGGCCTGA
- a CDS encoding methyltransferase family protein — protein MPEHQRSPQPPLLFLACLLAGWGLGFLRPLGTHLPDALRHGVGVALLAGSLALAGWALAAFKGAGTTPNPNGEATALLTSGPFGYSRNPLYLGLSACLAGLGMLLDSAWVLLMVSGLVLLLDRLVIAREEVRLRAQFGGAYEAYVRRVRRWA, from the coding sequence ATGCCCGAACACCAGAGGTCTCCCCAGCCACCACTCCTCTTCCTGGCCTGCCTCCTGGCGGGCTGGGGCCTGGGGTTCCTGCGGCCCCTCGGCACGCACCTTCCGGATGCCCTGAGGCATGGGGTGGGCGTGGCGCTGCTGGCCGGCTCCCTGGCCCTCGCCGGGTGGGCGTTGGCCGCGTTCAAGGGCGCGGGAACCACGCCGAACCCCAACGGAGAGGCCACGGCGCTCCTGACCTCGGGCCCCTTCGGATATTCCCGGAACCCCCTCTACCTGGGCCTCTCGGCCTGCCTCGCCGGGCTCGGGATGCTGCTGGACTCGGCCTGGGTGCTGCTGATGGTCTCCGGGCTGGTGCTTCTCCTGGACCGCCTCGTCATCGCCCGGGAGGAGGTCCGGCTGCGGGCCCAGTTCGGGGGGGCCTACGAAGCCTATGTCCGCCGCGTGCGGCGGTGGGCCTAG
- the glnA gene encoding type I glutamate--ammonia ligase has translation MFNGFEQARQFIQAHSVRMIDLTFSDLWGRWHHVSIPASQFNEQLMRDGVGFDGSSVGLKSVKSGDMVLIPDLATGHMDPFWEAPTLSFICSAYEADTKAPFPVDPRNIAIRAEAYLKETGIADQSIWGPEYEFYVFDKVSYENGVNTASYRVDSREADWHSGEGGHGHFIPLHGGYHAMAPKDQLYNLRAEMCMELEQMGVEVKYHHHEVGGPGQCEIETPLFPLLKAGDATQIVKYVVKMVAHRRNQTATFMPKPLYGEAGSGMHFHQMLMKGGKNLFYDENGYGKMSQEALWYIGGILAHGPALLALTNPSTNSYRRLVPGFEAPISAFFSLGNRSAAIRVPKYADQPETARFEFRPPDATCNVYLALAAQLLAGIDGIQKKLDPTALGFGPIDQNIFGWTEEQRRRIKSLPTSLMEACEALEGDMDFLLAGGAFDRLQLEDYLRHLRAQEAAVRNRPHPYEMALYFEA, from the coding sequence GTGTTCAACGGTTTCGAGCAGGCCCGTCAGTTCATCCAGGCCCATTCGGTCCGCATGATCGACCTCACCTTCAGCGATCTCTGGGGCCGCTGGCACCATGTCAGCATTCCCGCCTCCCAGTTCAACGAGCAGCTCATGCGGGACGGCGTGGGCTTCGACGGTTCCAGCGTGGGTCTGAAGTCCGTGAAGTCCGGCGACATGGTGCTGATCCCGGACCTGGCCACGGGCCACATGGACCCCTTCTGGGAGGCCCCCACCCTCAGCTTCATCTGCTCGGCCTACGAGGCCGACACCAAGGCGCCCTTCCCCGTGGATCCCCGCAACATCGCCATCCGCGCGGAGGCCTACCTGAAGGAGACGGGTATTGCCGATCAGAGCATCTGGGGCCCCGAGTACGAGTTCTATGTCTTCGACAAAGTAAGCTACGAGAACGGCGTCAACACCGCCTCGTACCGCGTGGACAGCCGCGAGGCGGACTGGCACAGCGGCGAGGGCGGCCATGGGCACTTCATCCCCCTGCACGGCGGCTACCATGCCATGGCGCCGAAGGACCAGCTCTACAACCTGCGCGCCGAGATGTGCATGGAGCTCGAGCAGATGGGCGTCGAGGTGAAATACCACCACCACGAGGTGGGCGGCCCGGGCCAGTGCGAGATCGAAACCCCGCTCTTCCCCCTGCTGAAGGCGGGCGATGCCACCCAGATCGTGAAATATGTCGTGAAGATGGTGGCCCACCGCCGGAACCAGACGGCCACCTTCATGCCCAAGCCCCTCTACGGCGAGGCCGGCAGCGGCATGCACTTCCACCAGATGCTGATGAAGGGCGGGAAGAATCTCTTCTACGACGAGAACGGCTACGGAAAGATGAGCCAGGAGGCCCTCTGGTACATCGGCGGCATCCTGGCCCACGGTCCGGCCCTGCTGGCCCTCACGAACCCCAGCACCAACAGCTACCGCCGTCTGGTGCCCGGTTTCGAGGCCCCCATCAGCGCCTTCTTCTCCCTGGGCAACCGCTCCGCCGCCATCCGCGTGCCCAAGTATGCGGATCAGCCCGAAACCGCCCGCTTCGAGTTCCGCCCGCCCGACGCCACCTGCAATGTCTACCTCGCCTTGGCCGCGCAGCTGCTCGCCGGCATCGACGGCATCCAGAAGAAGCTGGATCCCACGGCCCTGGGCTTCGGCCCCATCGACCAGAACATCTTCGGCTGGACCGAGGAGCAGCGCCGGAGGATCAAGAGCCTGCCCACCAGCCTCATGGAGGCCTGCGAGGCGCTGGAGGGCGACATGGACTTCCTGCTGGCGGGGGGCGCCTTCGACCGCCTCCAGCTGGAGGACTACCTCAGGCACCTCCGCGCCCAGGAGGCCGCCGTTCGGAACCGGCCCCATCCCTACGAGATGGCCCTCTACTTCGAGGCCTGA
- a CDS encoding amidase has protein sequence MPREDDSLALDRRAFLGVSLAAGAAALTGGDLKAAPAKGLVLEEATVAGLQAGLAAGHWTAADLVRKYQARIRALDQAGPKLNAVIELNPEALALARALDGERKAGRLRGPLHGIPVLLKDNIDTADGMKTTAGSLALAEAPAPREDAFLVRKLREAGAVVLGKTNLSEWANFRSTRSSSGWSGRGGQTRNPYALDRSPSGSSSGSGAAAAASLCVVAVGTETDGSVVSPANASGVVGLKPTVGLVSRSGIIPISHTQDTAGPMTRTVRDAAVLLNVLAGSDPRDAATREADARREADYTPFLVAEGLKGARLGVVKNLLGVHAHVDAVIRPALEVLTAQGATLVEVELKSSAYDDAEFEVLLYEFKAGLEAYLAGRGGAVRSLEALMAFDEREKGREMPFFGQEILKLAQAKGPPTDPAYIKALETCAQARRDITSLLEKHRLQALVGPTGGPAWLIDHLNGDSSSLSFSSPAAVAGCPHITVPAGYAFGMPLGLSFVGGPWQEGPLLKLAFGFEQATRARRPPRFPASCAVPR, from the coding sequence ATGCCGCGTGAAGACGATTCCCTGGCTCTCGATCGCCGCGCCTTCCTGGGGGTGAGCCTGGCTGCGGGGGCGGCGGCGCTCACCGGGGGCGACCTGAAGGCCGCTCCCGCGAAGGGACTGGTCCTTGAGGAGGCCACCGTGGCCGGCCTTCAGGCGGGCCTGGCCGCGGGTCACTGGACGGCGGCGGACCTGGTGCGGAAATACCAGGCCCGCATCCGGGCGCTGGATCAGGCGGGTCCGAAGCTGAATGCGGTGATCGAGCTGAACCCGGAGGCCCTGGCGCTCGCCAGGGCCCTGGATGGGGAACGGAAGGCCGGCAGGCTCCGCGGCCCGTTGCATGGCATTCCCGTGCTCCTCAAGGACAACATCGACACGGCGGACGGCATGAAGACCACGGCCGGATCGCTGGCGCTGGCCGAGGCCCCCGCGCCCAGGGAGGACGCCTTTCTCGTGCGGAAGCTGCGCGAGGCCGGGGCCGTGGTCCTGGGGAAGACGAACCTCAGCGAGTGGGCGAATTTCCGGTCCACCCGCAGCAGCAGCGGCTGGAGCGGACGCGGGGGACAGACGCGCAACCCCTATGCTCTGGACCGCAGCCCCAGCGGCTCCAGCTCCGGGTCCGGCGCCGCCGCGGCGGCCAGCCTCTGCGTCGTGGCCGTGGGCACGGAAACGGACGGTTCCGTGGTGAGCCCCGCCAACGCCAGCGGCGTGGTGGGCCTGAAACCCACGGTGGGCCTGGTGAGCCGGAGCGGCATCATCCCCATCTCACACACCCAGGATACGGCCGGCCCCATGACGCGCACGGTGCGTGACGCGGCGGTCCTGCTGAATGTCCTGGCCGGCAGCGACCCCCGGGACGCCGCCACCCGCGAAGCGGACGCGCGGCGGGAGGCCGACTACACCCCCTTCCTCGTGGCGGAGGGCCTGAAGGGTGCGCGCCTCGGCGTGGTGAAGAACCTCCTGGGCGTCCATGCCCATGTGGACGCCGTGATCCGGCCCGCCCTGGAGGTGCTCACGGCGCAGGGCGCCACCCTGGTGGAAGTCGAGTTGAAGTCCTCGGCCTATGACGATGCGGAATTCGAGGTGCTGCTCTACGAGTTCAAGGCGGGCCTGGAGGCCTACCTGGCCGGGAGGGGCGGTGCCGTGAGGAGCCTCGAGGCGCTCATGGCCTTCGATGAGCGGGAGAAGGGGCGGGAGATGCCCTTCTTCGGCCAGGAGATCCTGAAGCTGGCTCAGGCCAAGGGGCCCCCGACGGACCCCGCCTACATCAAAGCCCTGGAGACATGCGCCCAGGCAAGGCGGGACATCACCAGCCTGCTGGAGAAACACCGACTGCAGGCCCTGGTGGGGCCCACCGGAGGCCCGGCCTGGCTCATCGACCACCTGAACGGCGACAGCTCCAGCCTCAGCTTCTCCAGTCCGGCGGCCGTGGCAGGCTGCCCCCATATCACGGTTCCCGCCGGGTACGCCTTCGGGATGCCGCTGGGCCTCTCGTTCGTGGGCGGGCCCTGGCAGGAGGGCCCGCTACTGAAGCTGGCCTTCGGCTTCGAGCAGGCCACGCGCGCCCGGCGCCCGCCCCGTTTCCCGGCCTCCTGCGCCGTCCCTCGTTGA
- a CDS encoding Ada metal-binding domain-containing protein yields MKHMLLALFLAASVVATAQDAKPAAPKTTAEKKAEKKAEKQAKKAEAAKAAAATPTAPAKPAPAAAAAKPAPAPAAVPAPAPAKPAPAAAAKAAPAKAVAASTAIIANKDSKTYHRADCKVAAKMKDANRTSFASAAEADKAGYKACKVCKP; encoded by the coding sequence ATGAAACACATGCTGCTAGCCCTCTTCCTGGCTGCCTCCGTGGTGGCCACCGCCCAGGACGCCAAGCCCGCCGCGCCCAAGACCACCGCCGAAAAGAAGGCCGAAAAGAAAGCTGAGAAGCAGGCCAAGAAGGCCGAGGCTGCGAAGGCTGCCGCCGCGACCCCCACCGCCCCCGCCAAGCCTGCTCCAGCTGCAGCTGCGGCGAAACCCGCTCCGGCCCCCGCCGCGGTCCCGGCCCCCGCGCCTGCCAAACCCGCGCCCGCCGCGGCGGCCAAGGCTGCTCCAGCCAAGGCCGTGGCCGCCTCGACAGCCATCATCGCCAACAAGGACTCCAAGACCTACCACCGGGCCGACTGCAAGGTCGCCGCGAAGATGAAGGATGCCAACCGGACCTCCTTCGCCTCGGCGGCCGAGGCCGACAAGGCCGGCTACAAGGCCTGCAAGGTGTGCAAGCCCTGA
- a CDS encoding AraC family transcriptional regulator has translation MSETETKNLQTYTSGPLRLAVLKRDPVPAKLLPAREAWTLLQPTHAVRVCTSEDREEGVIRSGDLALLLPGFGHTLKRHHANAPFGFTALFLEGPFPEPLLSSLQNPPRKWQESSFAVLRSLSLKQLFSIFTQELANPDGVQLMTRELFLILLGAELSRLTEKEDRGRFPYRLNRSTLQLVLDHMEVHIGAKNSVPELATMARCTPDHFIRLFREATSTTPHQYLIERRLQRAVTLLANGERPSDVAKILGFYDASAFTRAFKRRFGVPPSEYAQEAYDRQFPKK, from the coding sequence ATGAGCGAAACTGAAACCAAAAACCTTCAGACCTACACCAGCGGCCCCCTTAGACTGGCCGTCCTCAAGCGCGACCCGGTGCCCGCCAAGCTGCTCCCGGCGCGGGAAGCCTGGACGCTGCTGCAGCCCACCCACGCGGTGCGCGTCTGCACCAGCGAGGACCGCGAAGAGGGCGTGATCCGCTCCGGCGACCTGGCCCTCCTGCTGCCCGGGTTCGGTCACACGCTGAAGCGCCACCACGCCAACGCGCCTTTCGGCTTCACGGCCCTGTTCCTGGAAGGTCCATTCCCGGAGCCCCTGCTCTCCTCGCTGCAGAACCCGCCGCGGAAATGGCAGGAGTCCAGCTTCGCCGTGCTGCGGAGCCTCAGCCTCAAGCAGCTGTTCAGCATCTTCACGCAGGAACTGGCCAATCCCGACGGCGTGCAGCTCATGACCCGCGAGCTGTTCCTCATCCTGCTGGGTGCCGAGCTTTCGCGCCTGACGGAAAAGGAGGACCGGGGCCGCTTCCCCTACCGCCTGAACCGTTCGACCCTGCAGCTGGTGCTGGACCACATGGAGGTCCACATCGGCGCGAAGAACAGCGTGCCCGAGCTGGCCACCATGGCCCGCTGCACGCCGGACCACTTCATCCGCCTCTTCCGCGAGGCCACCAGCACCACGCCCCACCAGTACCTCATCGAGCGCCGCCTGCAGCGCGCCGTCACCCTGCTGGCCAACGGCGAGCGCCCCAGCGATGTGGCGAAGATCCTCGGCTTCTACGACGCCAGCGCCTTCACCCGCGCCTTCAAGCGCCGCTTCGGCGTGCCCCCCAGCGAGTACGCGCAGGAAGCCTACGACCGGCAGTTCCCGAAGAAGTAG
- the purQ gene encoding phosphoribosylformylglycinamidine synthase subunit PurQ, translating into MRVAVPIFPGSNCDHDALHACGTVMGWDTLPVWHQETRLPENTELVFVPGGFSYGDYLRCGAIAALAPIMADVKRHADNGGLVLGVCNGFQILCEAQLLPGALLRNESLRFIHADVHLRVERADLPFTRAMRAGEVFRVPIAHAEGNFTLDPADLADLEARGGVAFRYCSAQGEIGETHVPNGAMNGIAGIVNVRGNVLGMMPHPERAVDPKLGPTGGLGVFRSLEAAFAKA; encoded by the coding sequence ATGCGGGTGGCAGTCCCGATCTTCCCCGGGTCCAACTGCGACCACGACGCGCTTCACGCCTGCGGCACGGTCATGGGCTGGGACACCCTTCCCGTCTGGCACCAGGAGACCCGGCTGCCGGAGAACACCGAGCTGGTCTTCGTGCCTGGGGGCTTCAGCTACGGCGACTACCTGCGCTGCGGCGCCATCGCCGCCCTGGCGCCCATCATGGCGGATGTGAAGCGCCACGCGGACAACGGCGGCCTGGTGCTGGGCGTGTGCAACGGCTTCCAGATCCTCTGCGAGGCCCAGCTGCTGCCCGGCGCCCTGCTGCGCAACGAATCCCTGCGGTTCATCCATGCGGATGTGCACCTGCGGGTGGAACGGGCCGACCTGCCCTTCACCCGCGCCATGAGGGCCGGCGAGGTCTTCCGCGTGCCCATCGCCCATGCCGAGGGCAACTTCACCCTGGATCCCGCGGATCTGGCGGACCTGGAGGCCCGGGGCGGCGTCGCCTTCCGATACTGCTCGGCCCAGGGCGAGATCGGCGAGACCCATGTGCCCAACGGCGCCATGAACGGCATCGCCGGCATCGTGAATGTCCGCGGGAATGTGCTGGGCATGATGCCCCACCCCGAGCGGGCCGTGGATCCCAAGCTGGGCCCCACCGGTGGCCTGGGCGTGTTCCGGAGCCTGGAAGCGGCCTTCGCCAAGGCCTGA